A portion of the Hydractinia symbiolongicarpus strain clone_291-10 chromosome 10, HSymV2.1, whole genome shotgun sequence genome contains these proteins:
- the LOC130612568 gene encoding low-density lipoprotein receptor-related protein 2-like — MIVYRVTIFMFYVYTFHAGNVQRCRTGQFQCGVDMKCIPDYWRCDSERDCLDGTDENECQQIRSSCFDPIGIANVNVIQKNDFLSSSIRHDKDSNLSYNPYNARLNQITTTLDAGGWCADRSMSDTHWIQVNLGEPYIITKVAIQSEFFPNEFCLF; from the exons ATGATAGTATATCGCGTGACGATCTTTATGTTTTATGTATACACATTTCATGCGGGAAATGTTCAACGTTGCAGGACTGGTCAATTTCAATGTGGTGTTGATATGAAATGTATTCCTGATTATTGGAGATGTGACAGTGAACGGGATTGTTTAGATGGAACTGACGAAAATGAATGTCAACAAATAAGATCAAGTTGTTTTGACCCCATAG GTATCGCCAATGTAAACGTTATTCAGAAGAACGACTTTTTGTCCAGTTCCATACGCCATGATAAAGATTCTAATCTTTCCTATAATCCATACAACGCTCGATTGAATCAAATAACAACAACCCTGGACGCTGGAGGTTGGTGTGCTGATAGAAGTATGAGTGATACACATTGGATACAAGTGAATCTCGGTGAACCATACATAATTACTAAAGTGGCAATTCAAAGTGAGTTTTTCCCCAAcgaattttgtcttttttaa